In the genome of Phlebotomus papatasi isolate M1 chromosome 2, Ppap_2.1, whole genome shotgun sequence, one region contains:
- the LOC129802931 gene encoding WAS/WASL-interacting protein family member 1 isoform X9 codes for MAVPPPPAPPAPPPQPVAKIGGGSSGGGDARSALLQSIQKGTKLKKTVTVDKSGPALAGRVTDGGTPTRSQGRRPDGVDGTSRGGEAPKLAGIFEGLSSMPKLKPVGQRGGTQVSPVSPARDVVDADASRNDRKQQQQQQKSVTEANLKINRGPPPNPPMKTSTITPPDSDSTRGASSHSPESKRFQNVSSNSSGSSAESSAGLPGSVVANKSSLFNTMANQPMQIHKPNHGKPNLAPKPPGAPPGSAQNSGKTSVARHHSMKSPRSPPVTPSNLGGPVFPTGSHFGTLRGTQNLFQSQESIHVNGRPSGRPTVAPPPRPPASRPPPPPIRSVSNTNLSNLPPNSLSTPISDPQANSSSLNNVSALKEQLKNQIPTQSGTVTTRPSETKVVCAVNGNVAPPLPPHRTCPAPPPPVTRQVNNASNVPPVPPQRHSSIRNSAGTTSMSGNYQGESVVQESIGNGRLVIDLEARFAMRFHNVTEFPKPPPFVNSPKMYASSHSNRTSNG; via the exons ATGGCCGTGCCTCCGCCACCAGCCCCACCCGCTCCGCCGCCACAGCCCGTGGCTAAAATTGGTGGCGGATCATCGGGTGGAGGAGATGCCCGGAGTGCCCTGCTGCAGTCCATTCAGAAGGGCACGAAACTCAAGAAGACTGTAACGGTGGATAAGAGTGGCCCTGCCCTAGCGGGACGTGTCACAGATGGGGGCACCCCAACAAGAAGCCAAGGAAGACGACCAGATGGTGTGGATGGGACGTCGAGAGGAGGAGAAGCGCCCAAACTGGCAGGAATCTTCGAGGGGTTGTCGTCAATGCCAAAGCTTAAACCCGTTGGACAGAGAG GAGGTACTCAGGTGAGCCCCGTTTCACCAGCGAGGGATGTTGTGGACGCCGATGCGAGCCGGAATGACAGG aagcagcagcagcagcaacagaaGAGCGTCACCGAAGCCAACCTGAAGATTAACCGGGGTCCTCCGCCGAATCCACCAATGAAGACTAGCACAATT ACACCTCCGGACAGTGACTCCACCAGAGGAGCTTCATCTCACTCTCCGGAATCAAAGAGATTCCAAAATGTATCAAG CAACTCCTCAGGAAGTAGTGCTGAGAGTTCGGCAGGACTCCCGGGTAGTGTTGTTGCCAATAAATCCTCCTTGTTCAATACAATGGCCAATCAGCCGATGCAGATTCATAAACCAAATCATGGAAAGCCGAATTTGGCACCAAAGCCACCTGGAGCACCACCTGGGAGTGCTCAAAATTCCGGAAAAACATCCGTTGCTAGACATCACAGTATGAAGTCACCCAg ATCACCTCCGGTGACACCATCAAATCTGGGAGGTCCTGTCTTTCCCACTGGAAGTCATTTTGGGACACTTCGAGGGACTCAGAACCTTTTTCAGTCACAAGAATCTATTCATGTCAACGGAAGGCCTTCAG ggCGTCCAACTGTGGCTCCACCACCTCGACCGCCGGCCAGTCGTCCTCCTCCGCCTCCAATTCGCAGTGTATCCAATACAAATCTCTCCAATCTTCCTCCAAATTCCCTTTCGACGCCAATCTCTGATCCCCAGGCCAATTCCTCATCCCTCAACAATGTGTCTGCATTGAAGGAGCAACTGAAGAATCAGATTCCAACGCAATCGGGCACAGTGACGACGAGACCCAGCGAGACAAAGGTGGTTTGTGCCGTCAATGGAAATGTTGCACCTCCATTGCCGCCTCATAGAACGTGTCCAGCGCCTCCGCCTCCCGTCACGCGACAAGTCAAT AACGCCAGTAATGTTCCTCCAGTTCCGCCCCAGAGGCATTCTTCCATAAGGAATTCAGCAGGAACGACGAGTATGAGTGGAAACTACCAAGGAGAGAGTGTAGTTCAGGAGAGCATAGGCAATGGGAGACTTGTGATTGATCTAGAGGCGAGATTTGCCATGAGATTTCACAATGTCACGGAATTTCCAAAGCCACCACCATTCGTAAATAGTCCCAAAATGTATGCGAGCTCCCATTCAAACAGGACATCTAATG
- the LOC129802931 gene encoding WAS/WASL-interacting protein family member 1 isoform X4 translates to MAVPPPPAPPAPPPQPVAKIGGGSSGGGDARSALLQSIQKGTKLKKTVTVDKSGPALAGRVTDGGTPTRSQGRRPDGVDGTSRGGEAPKLAGIFEGLSSMPKLKPVGQRGGTQVSPVSPARDVVDADASRNDRVNDNVALDFNSELTKHLTLKKQKQQQQQQKSVTEANLKINRGPPPNPPMKTSTITPPDSDSTRGASSHSPESKRFQNVSSNSSGSSAESSAGLPGSVVANKSSLFNTMANQPMQIHKPNHGKPNLAPKPPGAPPGSAQNSGKTSVARHHSMKSPRLLRLNRDGTYYFFECTRDTSPPVTPSNLGGPVFPTGSHFGTLRGTQNLFQSQESIHVNGRPSGRPTVAPPPRPPASRPPPPPIRSVSNTNLSNLPPNSLSTPISDPQANSSSLNNVSALKEQLKNQIPTQSGTVTTRPSETKVVCAVNGNVAPPLPPHRTCPAPPPPVTRQVNNASNVPPVPPQRHSSIRNSAGTTSMSGNYQGESVVQESIGNGRLVIDLEARFAMRFHNVTEFPKPPPFVNSPKMYASSHSNRTSNGEHVY, encoded by the exons ATGGCCGTGCCTCCGCCACCAGCCCCACCCGCTCCGCCGCCACAGCCCGTGGCTAAAATTGGTGGCGGATCATCGGGTGGAGGAGATGCCCGGAGTGCCCTGCTGCAGTCCATTCAGAAGGGCACGAAACTCAAGAAGACTGTAACGGTGGATAAGAGTGGCCCTGCCCTAGCGGGACGTGTCACAGATGGGGGCACCCCAACAAGAAGCCAAGGAAGACGACCAGATGGTGTGGATGGGACGTCGAGAGGAGGAGAAGCGCCCAAACTGGCAGGAATCTTCGAGGGGTTGTCGTCAATGCCAAAGCTTAAACCCGTTGGACAGAGAG GAGGTACTCAGGTGAGCCCCGTTTCACCAGCGAGGGATGTTGTGGACGCCGATGCGAGCCGGAATGACAGGGTAAATGACAATGTAGCTCTGGATTTTAATTCTGAGCTTACGAAGCATTTAACCCTGAAAAAGCagaagcagcagcagcagcaacagaaGAGCGTCACCGAAGCCAACCTGAAGATTAACCGGGGTCCTCCGCCGAATCCACCAATGAAGACTAGCACAATT ACACCTCCGGACAGTGACTCCACCAGAGGAGCTTCATCTCACTCTCCGGAATCAAAGAGATTCCAAAATGTATCAAG CAACTCCTCAGGAAGTAGTGCTGAGAGTTCGGCAGGACTCCCGGGTAGTGTTGTTGCCAATAAATCCTCCTTGTTCAATACAATGGCCAATCAGCCGATGCAGATTCATAAACCAAATCATGGAAAGCCGAATTTGGCACCAAAGCCACCTGGAGCACCACCTGGGAGTGCTCAAAATTCCGGAAAAACATCCGTTGCTAGACATCACAGTATGAAGTCACCCAg gcTGCTTCGTCTTAACCGGGATGGAACGTACTATTTTTTCGAGTGCACTCGAGACAC ATCACCTCCGGTGACACCATCAAATCTGGGAGGTCCTGTCTTTCCCACTGGAAGTCATTTTGGGACACTTCGAGGGACTCAGAACCTTTTTCAGTCACAAGAATCTATTCATGTCAACGGAAGGCCTTCAG ggCGTCCAACTGTGGCTCCACCACCTCGACCGCCGGCCAGTCGTCCTCCTCCGCCTCCAATTCGCAGTGTATCCAATACAAATCTCTCCAATCTTCCTCCAAATTCCCTTTCGACGCCAATCTCTGATCCCCAGGCCAATTCCTCATCCCTCAACAATGTGTCTGCATTGAAGGAGCAACTGAAGAATCAGATTCCAACGCAATCGGGCACAGTGACGACGAGACCCAGCGAGACAAAGGTGGTTTGTGCCGTCAATGGAAATGTTGCACCTCCATTGCCGCCTCATAGAACGTGTCCAGCGCCTCCGCCTCCCGTCACGCGACAAGTCAAT AACGCCAGTAATGTTCCTCCAGTTCCGCCCCAGAGGCATTCTTCCATAAGGAATTCAGCAGGAACGACGAGTATGAGTGGAAACTACCAAGGAGAGAGTGTAGTTCAGGAGAGCATAGGCAATGGGAGACTTGTGATTGATCTAGAGGCGAGATTTGCCATGAGATTTCACAATGTCACGGAATTTCCAAAGCCACCACCATTCGTAAATAGTCCCAAAATGTATGCGAGCTCCCATTCAAACAGGACATCTAATG GAGAACATGTTTATTGA
- the LOC129802931 gene encoding WAS/WASL-interacting protein family member 1 isoform X7: MAVPPPPAPPAPPPQPVAKIGGGSSGGGDARSALLQSIQKGTKLKKTVTVDKSGPALAGRVTDGGTPTRSQGRRPDGVDGTSRGGEAPKLAGIFEGLSSMPKLKPVGQRGGTQVSPVSPARDVVDADASRNDRVNDNVALDFNSELTKHLTLKKQKQQQQQQKSVTEANLKINRGPPPNPPMKTSTITPPDSDSTRGASSHSPESKRFQNVSSNSSGSSAESSAGLPGSVVANKSSLFNTMANQPMQIHKPNHGKPNLAPKPPGAPPGSAQNSGKTSVARHHSMKSPRSPPVTPSNLGGPVFPTGSHFGTLRGTQNLFQSQESIHVNGRPSGRPTVAPPPRPPASRPPPPPIRSVSNTNLSNLPPNSLSTPISDPQANSSSLNNVSALKEQLKNQIPTQSGTVTTRPSETKVVCAVNGNVAPPLPPHRTCPAPPPPVTRQVNNASNVPPVPPQRHSSIRNSAGTTSMSGNYQGESVVQESIGNGRLVIDLEARFAMRFHNVTEFPKPPPFVNSPKMYASSHSNRTSNGEHVY; the protein is encoded by the exons ATGGCCGTGCCTCCGCCACCAGCCCCACCCGCTCCGCCGCCACAGCCCGTGGCTAAAATTGGTGGCGGATCATCGGGTGGAGGAGATGCCCGGAGTGCCCTGCTGCAGTCCATTCAGAAGGGCACGAAACTCAAGAAGACTGTAACGGTGGATAAGAGTGGCCCTGCCCTAGCGGGACGTGTCACAGATGGGGGCACCCCAACAAGAAGCCAAGGAAGACGACCAGATGGTGTGGATGGGACGTCGAGAGGAGGAGAAGCGCCCAAACTGGCAGGAATCTTCGAGGGGTTGTCGTCAATGCCAAAGCTTAAACCCGTTGGACAGAGAG GAGGTACTCAGGTGAGCCCCGTTTCACCAGCGAGGGATGTTGTGGACGCCGATGCGAGCCGGAATGACAGGGTAAATGACAATGTAGCTCTGGATTTTAATTCTGAGCTTACGAAGCATTTAACCCTGAAAAAGCagaagcagcagcagcagcaacagaaGAGCGTCACCGAAGCCAACCTGAAGATTAACCGGGGTCCTCCGCCGAATCCACCAATGAAGACTAGCACAATT ACACCTCCGGACAGTGACTCCACCAGAGGAGCTTCATCTCACTCTCCGGAATCAAAGAGATTCCAAAATGTATCAAG CAACTCCTCAGGAAGTAGTGCTGAGAGTTCGGCAGGACTCCCGGGTAGTGTTGTTGCCAATAAATCCTCCTTGTTCAATACAATGGCCAATCAGCCGATGCAGATTCATAAACCAAATCATGGAAAGCCGAATTTGGCACCAAAGCCACCTGGAGCACCACCTGGGAGTGCTCAAAATTCCGGAAAAACATCCGTTGCTAGACATCACAGTATGAAGTCACCCAg ATCACCTCCGGTGACACCATCAAATCTGGGAGGTCCTGTCTTTCCCACTGGAAGTCATTTTGGGACACTTCGAGGGACTCAGAACCTTTTTCAGTCACAAGAATCTATTCATGTCAACGGAAGGCCTTCAG ggCGTCCAACTGTGGCTCCACCACCTCGACCGCCGGCCAGTCGTCCTCCTCCGCCTCCAATTCGCAGTGTATCCAATACAAATCTCTCCAATCTTCCTCCAAATTCCCTTTCGACGCCAATCTCTGATCCCCAGGCCAATTCCTCATCCCTCAACAATGTGTCTGCATTGAAGGAGCAACTGAAGAATCAGATTCCAACGCAATCGGGCACAGTGACGACGAGACCCAGCGAGACAAAGGTGGTTTGTGCCGTCAATGGAAATGTTGCACCTCCATTGCCGCCTCATAGAACGTGTCCAGCGCCTCCGCCTCCCGTCACGCGACAAGTCAAT AACGCCAGTAATGTTCCTCCAGTTCCGCCCCAGAGGCATTCTTCCATAAGGAATTCAGCAGGAACGACGAGTATGAGTGGAAACTACCAAGGAGAGAGTGTAGTTCAGGAGAGCATAGGCAATGGGAGACTTGTGATTGATCTAGAGGCGAGATTTGCCATGAGATTTCACAATGTCACGGAATTTCCAAAGCCACCACCATTCGTAAATAGTCCCAAAATGTATGCGAGCTCCCATTCAAACAGGACATCTAATG GAGAACATGTTTATTGA